Part of the Oncorhynchus masou masou isolate Uvic2021 chromosome 18, UVic_Omas_1.1, whole genome shotgun sequence genome, ATGATTGAATCTGATCTAGTCCCAGGTCTCCTAGTGGTCTCTCAGTTGTGTCACAGGCTGCAACTCTTCATCTGTCACTCATTAGTCTCCTCTCTGCGACCCCAGGGTTGGGCCTGTGATGATGTCAGTGGTCAGGGGATAAGGGTTGTATGAGGTCAGGCCTGGTTCCTGTCACATGACGCATGACTGCAACAGGCCACACAGTCCTCAGCAGTAATTGGGATAAGAGTCAACCCAGATGGCTGTGGTTTAcccacctctgtctctgtgtatgtgtgccatatAGCCTACAACATGAGAAGTACCACAAACAGACAAAAACTCAAGGGGCATAtttattaggcaccaaatggaagaaaacacaAAGGACGAACTGGACTTGATCAATAAGAAACCCACATTTCTGTTGCATACCCTGATGAATAGGACGTATCTGTCaatcctcctcctgctgctcctcctcctccccttcctcatcctcttcctcctcccttcctcctcatcctcctcctgctgctcctcctccccttcctcatcctcttcctcctcacttcCTCCTCATTCTCCCCATGTTTGGAGTTCCTTGCCCCTGGGTCTCATCCACTGTAGCACCAGCAGCTGAGTCTGTACTGAGTTTCTTTGTGTGCTTGAGTGTCAGTTATACATCATTAAAGAGCAACTATgattccttccttcctgtctgcTTGGTGCTCCCAGTACATGTCTTCCATCCCTCCTGTCTGCTTGGTGCTCCCAGTACATGTCTTCCATCCTTCCTGTCTGCTTGGTGCTCCCAGTACATGTCTTCCATCCCTCCTGTCTGCTTGGTGCTCCCAGTACATGTCTTCCATCCCTCCTGTCTGCTTGGTGCTCCCAGTACATGTCTTCCATCCCTCCTGTCTGCTTGGTTCTCCCAGTACATGTCTTCCATCCCTCCTGTCTGCTTGGTTCTCCCAGTACATGTCTTCCATCCCTCCTGTCTGCTTAGTGCTCCCAGTACATGTCTTCCATCCCTCCTGTCTGCTTGGCTCTCCTAGTACATGTCTTCCATTCCTCCTGTCTGCTTGGTGCTCCCAGTACATGTCTTCCATTCCTCCTGTCTGCTTGGTGCTCCCAGTACATGTCTTCCATCCCTCCTGTCTGCTTGGTGCTCCCAGTACATGTCTTCCATCCCTCCTGTCTGCTTGGCTCTCCTAGTACATGTTTTTCCAGAGATTCACCACCAGCTAGCAGTGCTACCCTCCAGCTGGCTCCAGTGTTAGGGAACAGTTTGGATGCAATTAGGCCTCCCCTGGTCAAGGTGAAATAAAAGCTTGCATCAGTATCTGACCTCTCGAATATTGATGAGGACTTTTTTTCATAAGCAATACTATGATTTGTCTGTAAATAAACAAAACAGCAGTTTACTGTTCCTAAATATGATATCAACTGACTTTTACTTCCCAACTGTCAAAACATTCCATCAGATAGTCTATCAGAGTAGCCGCCAGCCAGGTTGTCGTTCAGGTTTCAGTCTTCAGTAACCTACATCGAAGACATGCACACACCTCTCACCAACATGTCAATACCTATAGGCTACCTTATGTTCATTTCAACTGATTCTATAGATTTTCCAGGAGCACATCACAGTCAAAGCATTACCAATTCTGATTTTATTTTCTTTCATTACACGCTGGGTGAAATAGGGTGAACATATCCCTGCTGCTTTATCAAGGACAAGATTACTATACAATATAAGATTTGTTTTGAGCAAACTTTGCAACAGATATAGACCTACCCTCACAACTGTTCATTCTCTGTTATTCTgtaacaccagttgtatttggactgccctctccatgttctctgttattctgtaacaccagttgtatttggactgccctctccatgttctctgttattatataacaccagttgtatttggactgccctctccttGCTCAGTTGTATTTGTGTTATTTtataacaccagttgtatttggactgccctctccatgttctctgttattctgtaacaccagttgtatttgaactgccctctccatgttctctgttattctgtaacaccagttgtatttggactgccctctccttGCTCTCTGTTATTTtataacaccagttgtatttggactgccctctccttGCTCTCTGTTATTTTATAACACCAGTTGTATGTTCTCTGTTATTTTAACACCAGTTGAACTGCCCTCTCCATGTTCATCAGTTGTATTTACTGCCCTCGCCTTGCTCTCTGTCATTTtataacaccagttgtatttggactgccctctccttGCTCTCTGTTATTTTgaacaccagttgtatttggactgccctctccttGCTCTCTGTTATTTtataacaccagttgtatttggactgccctctccatGTTCTTGCTCTCTGTTATTTtataacaccagttgtatttggactgccctctccttGCTCTCTGTTATTCtataacaccagttgtatttggactgccctctccttgttctctgttattctgtaacaccagttgtatttggactgccctctccatgttctctgttattttataacaccagttgtatttggactgccctctccatgttctctgttattctgtaacaccagttgtatttggactgccctctccttgttctctgttattctgtaacaccagttgtatttggactgccctctccttGCTCTCTGTTATTTtataacaccagttgtatttggactgccctctccttgttctctgttattctgtaacaccagttgtatttggactgccctctccttgctgtctgtTATTTtataacaccagttgtatttggactgccctctccttGCTCTCTGTTNNNNNNNNNNNNNNNNNNNNNNNNNNNNNNNNNNNNNNNNNNNNNNNNNNNNNNNNNNNNNNNNNNNNNNNNNNNNNNNNNNNNNNNNNNNNNNNNNNNNACAGATAAGGGCAGCTCTTATACATTCGACAGCAAGACAAACAGATCATAGAAAGCAACAGAATCTGTGACTGGGAGCCTTTTGTTTCTAGCGTATGAAAGGAAGGGAGGAACATGTCCCTGAGCACAGCACTATCCTTTCACCGCGCCGTCCGTCTGTCCTCTCTAGCGGGCTAGCCTGATCAGCGCTATGCTGGACGCTCCCGTGCAGAAGCTCAATAACAAACCCCTGTAGTccgctcaccccccccccccccaccattcTCCTCCTTCTCTGTTGCTTTATCTGTCCTGAGCCCGAGCCTCTCCGCTCAGCCGCCACGTACAATGTAAAAGTCTGCCTAATCAAATATGGGGCTGAGCAGAACCAGCTTGAATTGCATTGCACCCATCCAGAATACTAGGGAGAGAGCTACCTATGGAGAATAAAGCAATACATGTATTGCAATCAATGTAATGATCGTTCACTAGGAGTTTCCATTGAAGGGTTTCATAGAGTGGATGTGTGAGAATGAGAATAGCTTAGCGTGTGGAGACAATCAGAAGACTATTGAGAAAGGTTGATAATGAGGCACCCCTCTGGATGCAGTGTTGCCAACTGAGGGGGTTAAAGGTTGAGGGTAAGGTTGAAGGTTCAAAACCCAGTTACATATTCAAGGCAGTGTTAGAGGTCAACTTTGGAAAATACTAACAGTTGAGAATATAGTTCAAATCACTGATTTGCATTGATATAAAGCAACACATATTATAAACCCTCAATAATCAAATAATATTGTCAGAGTTATATTGATGTTGTCATAACAGACAGTAATTCAATCAATCTCCTGAACTCGTCCTGTCTTTCAGGTCATAGTGAGATGAGAATACTGCATGTATAACCACACATTACTTCAGTCTTTCTGTTGGCAGCAGTAGTGAGTTCAGGCTGCTTTCTGTTATGGGGCCTCCCTTGCTCTATGGCGTTATGAATACTGGGATTGTCCTCTGGTGTCTGTCAGCACTTGAAGCATgttgagagaggaggacagacccTTTTTACCCCACTGGAGAGATGAGATGGGCCCAATAGGACTCTGGAAAGGCTAACTGGGAACCACTAGACCATAGGTCTTATAtatatcgactcagtactggtactccctgtatataggcaAGTCATTTTTACTCGTTATTgtttttcactgtgtatttattcactattcatatatatatatatatatacatatatatacatatgtatatatatatatatatatatatatacatatatacatatatatgtgtgtatatatattattgtTGTTCTTGTtggaaagtaagcatttcattgttgtttgcgaagcatgtgacaaataaaatgtgatttgctATTTGTCTAAAGCGATCCACTACTGGTAGTAGCAGAATGTCAAGTATCTGACCTTACCGACCTCAACGTCTAACATTACCAATATTAACAGTTAGGAATAACACCCAAACTACTGGTACCTGTTCAATAGGATTTTCCTGAGTTTACACATGATCAAAGTAAAATATGTATATTCAAACCTATAGCCTTTCAAAAATCTCCTCCTTCAACCTTTTATCTGTGTCCTGGACTATATGAACTATATGAACCTCAGAgttcaggtttagggttaggatgatGATCCCTGGCATGGGCACTGGGCAGCGAGAGGTCAGGGTGAGAGAAGGGTTAAGTATTTTTGTTGTGTTGATCTGTTGTGTTGTATGAACCCTTTTGTTGTGTTGATCTGCTCTGACAGAGAGGCTGAATGTCTGCAGGACATCCTTTTCTCTACTACCGGTGAACCCTCCCAGCCCCTTCTCCACCAGACAGGACGAGCCCGTAGACGCACAGGCCCTCCACACAGACAGGGGCTGTTATAAATAGACGCACAGAGACCAACAGTCCCATGGGCTCTCCAGACTGCAGAGTTCTGACAGAGAGGCTGAATGTCTCCACACAGACAGGGAGCATCCGTATTCCGCTCTCTACTACACCAGCAGGGTTGGCAGACCAACACTCCGCTCCACACAGACAGGACGAGCAGAGTTGCCATATAGACGCACAGAGACCCACGCTCAGCTCCACACAGACAGGACGCGGGTTTCCATAACTGGACTGAAAACAGCTTACAGAAAGCAACATTGCAGATCATTGGAAGTCAGTAAAGTTAGTGACTCCTAGAGAATTGCATGTGGAACTGCTGTTTACGTGCGGAAGCATCTTTAGGTTTAGGGGCCAATTTTGCTTTGAAGTTTGtgctctttttttatttttatcttaCCTTGAAGGCATCACTGAGATAAGTCTTATTGATACGGTGAGCAGAGCAAGCTCACTCTAAAGGAGAATACACATTTGGGGTAGCCATTTGGGCTAGCCTCTTGACTTTTTGGCCACCATGTGGGAGTTCCGTTCCATGTCGTTCTGGCGGGCAGTGTTCGCTGAGTTCTATGGCACCATGTTCTTTGTGTTCTTCGGTCTGGGGGCGGCTCTGCGCTGGACCACCGGGTCCCACAACGTTCTCCACGTGGCTTTCTGCTTCGGCCTGGCCGCTGCCACCCTCATCCAGTCCATCGGTCACATCAGTGGTGGACACATCAACCCGGCTGTCACCTTTGCCTACTTGATTGGCTCCCAGATGTCCCTGTTCCGCGCTGTCTTCTACATCGTGGCCCAGTGTCTGGGGGCGCTGGCTGGGGCCGCTGTGCTCTACTCGGTCACCCCCAACAACATGAGGGGCAACCTGGCACTCAACATGGTAAGAttagccagagagaaagaggcaaagCGAGAAGTTTTACTCCGCCCAAAATGTATCCACGAAAATAAGCCCACGAAGTGAGGTAAAtgagagtgtcgaatttggtcaacacAAAAATGTATTGCTAATTTGCTACGTGACAGTAGTAATGGTTAGGTTGTTACGAATGCACTGATATATACATGGACGCATGAGGTATGAGGCAACTTTTTTTTATGACTATAAGAGTAGTGTCTGTTGtcatagagacagatagagggctTTTCCATTAAGGgattccaccattttaaagtagtcaactgggtggggattcctatgagttGGTAGCAATCAgtcaaagaagaagaaaatagaGTACTTTCAAATGGAGATGAGCCCATGCTGACGCTATGATGGCagagatacaaagatgagtcctctatctttATGGCATGCTGTTCACACGTGTATCTgctctctcattggctagaatagTCCCACCTTATCTCGCCTCCTCCcgcctgccttccatctttgaggacagtatttccattgttagagcagTCAGttgactatcttgtcaatataatagacaatCTTTAGACTACTTGACCCATGACAGGTGAATTCAGTTAAATTTAAATGCAATTGATCCCAAACCTGATAGGAAAGTATTTATCACACATTTCAGAGTTCCATTTTCATCTGCCATTTGAATGAATGAAATTAACTTGACAGGGGATAAAGAACATCTGTGTGTGTAACCACAATTAGGTGGTCTATTAGAATTTCCAATTCAGTCTTTCTAACATTGTGAGTATCAGACAATATAGCAACTCAGTTTAAAGGTCCTAATAGAAGGCCTGTGGCAGATGTGTTGGTTATATAACAGTCTAACAGTATTTAATAAAACATGGCCAGTGTTGTGGAtacatttattattttattttacaatgtTAGATGTTATGAAAGGTAATAATACAAGAACACCACTCTTTAGAATGCATGGACAATGTAAGATTTGCTAATGGTCTTTTCTCCGTGAGCCATTTTGATGTGTTTTAAGGTTCAAcctgttgattgattgattgactgactgctGAAGTTATTCATATCGGCCAGTGGAGCCGATATGACTTCAAAAAGTGAACTGGAACCATTCACTAAGCCGTGTTCGATCTCTGACCCCTTGTCCAGCTGCAGCCAGGTATCAGCCTGGGCATGGCCACCACCGTGGAGCTGTTCCTCACCCTGCAGCTGGTTGTCTGCATCTTCGCTGTGACCGACGAGAGGCGTAACGGACGCCTGGGCTCTGCCGCCCTGGCCATCGGCTTCTCTGTCCTCATAGGACATCTGTTGGGGGTAAGACATAtttcaaatatatatttatataccaTGTATCGGGGTGGAAACGAGCTTAGACACAGGGTCAACTGGGATGAAGGTGGGGTAAGAAACAGTCTTGGAGAGAGAGGCCATTATATGACTCAACAATATGATCACAACAGCATATATAATAGACACAAGCTAGGGATTTAGGGTTCGGTCAATTTAAATGATGAATGATTAGATGATGATGTCAGAAGCAGTAAAACTTGATTAATCCATCCCTGTGACAAGGGAGAAGGAGTGTGTAATCCATTGTTTTGATGTGGTTGGTCAGGACACTAGAGAGGGCAATTATGATGCAGGGAGGTTTTTGACCACTGCATATTCTACACACTGTTACCTAaacataaccctgatccactGTCCTtcctgtagatgtactatactggTACTGGAATGAACCCTGCCAGGTCCTTCGCCCCCGCTGTGCTGGTCAGAAAATTTGTCAACCACTGGGTAAGACCTTTTGTTCACACCTTATAAAGCCACAACATTTACAGCAAGTTAAAAACAAGTTACAATGTGTTGTTTGGAGTTTAGAACTGTGTAATGTGACATATAGCTAGATGAACTCACCAACacgtccccccccctctctctctccctatctctccctctctctctctctccctctctctctctctccctctctctctctctccctccctatctctctctctccctatccctctctctctctctctccctatctctccctctctctctctccctatctctccctctctctctctctctccctctctctctctctccctccctatctctctctcactcactctctgtgtgtgtgtctctgtcttcctctcttccctctctttgttCTGATCCTGTGGCAGGTGTACTGGGTGGGTCCGATGATTGGCGGTGCTATGGGAGCTATTATCTATGATTTCATGCTGTTCCCCCGCATGCGCAGTCTCTCTGAGAGGATGGCCATCCTGAAGGGTACCAGGCCCCCAGAGGCTGAGAGCCAGCAAGACGCCAGAGGAGAGCCCATCGAGCTCAAGACTCAGGCCCTATAAGCCTGGTGAAGAAGGTTGGCTTTCTGAACTCCATATTCCCCTATTCTGTACACAAACCTCCTCCGAACCCTCAACCCTACCCAACACAcatttctcttcctctctaaccCACACACCCACATAGTACACACAGACCATCACGACAACTCCACCTTACTCACCCTCCTCATCCTTACTCTGCTGATCCAGAAACAGTACATGCTGAATTACTGGGCAGCCAAAGCTCTAACCCTCCTCCAAACTGTGAACTATGACCCCCTCCCCCCCTTGGACTGCAGGACAAAGATGGAGGGTAAGAAGAGGACTTAGTGGCCACTGAAGAAGGCACCCTGCTGCGGCCTGTTGTGTAGGGAGTGGGTCAGTCCTGGCTGACCAGGTGGCTGTAACTGCTCAGGACAGGGGCATCTCTTCTTTTCTATCTATATTTTGTAGTCTGCTAGGAGTGTAGCTACAGTAGAGCAGTGAACTTCATgctttttccatttttttatgaAACTTCTGGTACCTGATGTGTATGTTATTATTATGCCCTTGAAGAATTTCTAGGGATTCTTTTCAACTCTAGTTATATTTTCAAGTCATGCGTTGTGTTGTTTGTGCGTGTTTTAGGagaccatttttatttttttcattaacAATTCCTTTGTTCGTCATCATGCTGTTTTACAGTACgtagtttacctttatttaactaggcaagtcagttaagaacaaattcttatttacaatgacagcctacgggggaacagtgggttgactgttcAGTGACAGAAcaacaaatttgtaccttgttcGACTGCAGCCTATTCTAAGGGAAAGAAGCATCTTTTGTCCCCCTCTTCCTTCAATGAAAGTTCTGATTCATTACTAGCAACATATTTAGAGTGCTCCCCTTTTGTCCAAAAGCCCTTCCATTTTTAGCTGTCTTTTTAAAAATTGTTCTGTCTAATTGTAGACTGTCTCTTCTAGGGGAGCACAAACAGTCAGATTTATATGAAAATTAACACACATAAAAACTCAATCTCCATTTCTATTTAAACACATTATCTTGACATTGTATATTATTTTTCATTTAGTATTACAAATTTCCACTTCTTTGACTTGATGTCTCTCGTCAACTTTGACTTTTTACAGCCATGATAAGTGCCTGAAGACATAAAAGGGTTTCTACTGTATGCAGTTAAGTACCAGTATTATCTGTGCCAGACTGTTATGTTTTACTCTGTTTCTGGAATGCtgggtttttttttttcattaaagatTTTGCTGTTACAGCGGTTTCATGTACAGGCGTGTGATAGCTGGATTGGCTTTTATTTTGTGTCATTTTACTTAATAACAAAAAAATCAAACCCTGATTGGCTTTGTCGTGTGGATCAACCTTATTTTATTAGTTGATTGTAGATTCTTTCTTATACATATCCTTTAAATCTCTCTTCTGTCTAGGCCGGGAAgaggttctcttctctctctaggaggagaggttctcatctctctctaggtGGAGAGGTTCTcgtctctctctaggtggagaGGTTCTcgtctctctctaggtggagaGGTTCTCGTCTCTCTCTAGGAGGAgaggttctcttctctctctaggaggagaggttctcttctctctctaggaggagaggttctcttctctctctaggaggagaggttctcttctctctctaggaggagaggttctcttctctctctaggtggagaggttctcttctctctctaggtggagaggttctcttctctctctaggtggagaggttctcttctctctctaggtggagaggttctcttctctctctaggtggagaggttctcttctctctctaggtggaaaggttctcttctctctctaggtGGAGAGGTTCTCGTCTCTCTCTAGGAGGAGAGGTTCTCGTCTCTCTCTAGGAGGAGAGGTTCTCGTCTCACTCTAGGGGGAGAGGGGTCGGTTTAAGGTCTGTTTTTCCCTCCAAACTCAGGTTCTTATAGCCTGG contains:
- the LOC135503635 gene encoding lens fiber major intrinsic protein-like; its protein translation is MWEFRSMSFWRAVFAEFYGTMFFVFFGLGAALRWTTGSHNVLHVAFCFGLAAATLIQSIGHISGGHINPAVTFAYLIGSQMSLFRAVFYIVAQCLGALAGAAVLYSVTPNNMRGNLALNMLQPGISLGMATTVELFLTLQLVVCIFAVTDERRNGRLGSAALAIGFSVLIGHLLGMYYTGTGMNPARSFAPAVLVRKFVNHWVYWVGPMIGGAMGAIIYDFMLFPRMRSLSERMAILKGTRPPEAESQQDARGEPIELKTQAL